From Streptomyces sp. NBC_01754, a single genomic window includes:
- the mftD gene encoding pre-mycofactocin synthase MftD (MftD, an enzyme found in the mycofactocin biosynthesis locus, performs an oxidative deamination of 3-amino-5-[(p-hydroxyphenyl)methyl]-4,4-dimethyl-2-pyrrolidinone (AHDP). The resulting compound, now called pre-mycofactocin (PMFT), is a biologically active redox cofactor that can oxidize the non-exchangeable NADH of TIGR03971 family SDR-type oxidoreductases.) — translation MRNPWFETVAEAQRRARRRLPSMVYGALVAGSERGRTLHDNTRAFGELGFSPRVVGHHAERDLTTTVLGMESAFPVVISPTGVQGVHPDGEVAVARAAANRGLVMGLSSFAGKPVEEVTAANPNTAFQLYWSGSRDTMVQRMDRARAAGCKALIVTLDWSFSNGRDWGSPNIPEKVDLKTMLKFVPDVLPHPGWLWKYVRAGHLPDLTTPNLRTADGAPPPTFFGAYGEWMQTVPPTWDDVSWLAKEWGGPFLLKGVSRVDDAKHAVDAGVTALSVSNHGGNNLDTTPATIRSLPSIAEAVGDQIEVLLDGGVRRGGDVAKALALGARAVLIGRAYLWGLAANGQAGVENVLDILRGGLDSAVLGLGHASVDELGPDDLVIPAGFPRVLGGV, via the coding sequence ATGAGAAATCCCTGGTTCGAGACGGTCGCCGAGGCACAGCGTCGCGCCCGGCGGCGCCTGCCCTCCATGGTCTACGGAGCCCTGGTCGCCGGGTCCGAGCGCGGCCGCACCCTGCACGACAACACCCGCGCGTTCGGCGAACTCGGTTTCTCCCCGCGGGTCGTCGGCCATCACGCCGAACGTGATCTGACCACGACGGTGCTGGGTATGGAATCGGCGTTCCCCGTCGTCATCTCGCCGACCGGCGTGCAGGGTGTCCATCCGGACGGCGAGGTCGCCGTGGCCCGCGCGGCGGCGAACCGGGGCCTGGTGATGGGTCTGAGTTCGTTCGCCGGCAAGCCCGTGGAGGAGGTCACCGCCGCCAACCCCAACACGGCCTTCCAGCTGTACTGGTCCGGCAGCCGCGACACGATGGTGCAACGCATGGACCGGGCCAGGGCCGCGGGCTGCAAGGCGCTGATCGTCACCCTGGACTGGTCATTCTCCAACGGGCGTGACTGGGGCAGCCCGAACATCCCCGAAAAGGTCGACCTGAAGACGATGCTGAAGTTCGTCCCGGACGTGCTGCCGCACCCCGGCTGGTTGTGGAAGTACGTCCGGGCCGGGCACCTGCCGGACCTGACCACCCCGAATCTACGAACGGCCGACGGCGCGCCGCCACCCACGTTCTTCGGGGCGTACGGGGAGTGGATGCAGACGGTTCCGCCGACATGGGACGACGTCAGCTGGCTGGCGAAGGAATGGGGCGGGCCCTTCCTGCTCAAGGGCGTCAGCCGGGTCGACGACGCCAAGCACGCGGTGGACGCGGGTGTCACCGCGCTCTCCGTCTCCAACCACGGGGGCAACAACCTCGACACCACCCCGGCCACCATCCGGTCCCTGCCCTCCATCGCCGAGGCCGTCGGCGACCAGATCGAGGTGCTGCTCGACGGCGGTGTGCGGCGCGGCGGCGACGTCGCGAAGGCGCTCGCGCTCGGCGCCCGCGCGGTGCTGATCGGCCGGGCGTACCTCTGGGGGCTCGCCGCGAACGGGCAGGCCGGCGTCGAGAACGTGCTGGACATCCTGCGGGGCGGTCTCGACTCCGCGGTTCTCGGGCTCGGGCACGCCTCCGTCGACGAGTTGGGCCCGGACGACCTGGTCATACCCGCCGGCTTCCCGCGCGTCCTGGGCGGCGTCTGA